In one window of Acanthopagrus latus isolate v.2019 chromosome 15, fAcaLat1.1, whole genome shotgun sequence DNA:
- the six2a gene encoding homeobox protein SIX2a, with protein MSMLPTFGFTQEQVACVCEVLQQGGNIERLGRFLWSLPACEHLHKNESVLKAKAVVAFHRGNFRELYKILESHQFSPHNHPKLQQLWLKAHYIEAEKLRGRPLGAVGKYRVRRKFPLPRSIWDGEETSYCFKEKSRSVLREWYTHNPYPSPREKRELAEATGLTTTQVSNWFKNRRQRDRAAEAKERENNENSNSHNPLTSSMNGNKSLLGSSDDDKTPSGTPDHTSQSPALLLGSNSGLQSLHGLAPPPGPSAIPVPSGADSVHHHHSLHHDTILNPMSSNLVDLGS; from the exons ATGTCCATGCTTCCGACGTTTGGTTTTACGCAGGAACAAGTGGCGTGTGTGTGCGAAGTCCTCCAGCAAGGGGGGAACATCGAGCGGCTGGGGCGCTTCCTGTGGTCCCTCCCGGCGTGCGAGCACCTTCACAAAAACGAGAGCGTCCTCAAAGCGAAAGCCGTGGTCGCCTTCCACCGCGGGAACTTCCGAGAGCTCTACAAGATCCTGGAGAGCCACCAGTTCTCGCCGCACAACCACccgaagctgcagcagctgtggctcaaAGCGCACTACATCGAGGCGGAGAAGCTGAGAGGCCGCCCGCTCGGCGCCGTGGGGAAGTACCGCGTCCGGAGAAAGTTCCCCTTGCCCCGCTCCATCTGGGACGGCGAGGAGACGAGCTACTGCTTCAAGGAGAAGAGCAGGAGCGTTCTGCGGGAGTGGTACACCCACAATCCGTATCCATCCCCGCGGGAGAAACGAGAGCTGGCCGAGGCCACGGGACTCACCACCACGCAGGTCAGCAACTGGTTCAAAAACCGACGGCAGCGAGACCGAGCAGCGGAGGCGAAGGAAAG AGAAAACAACGAGAACAGCAATAGCCACAACCCATTGACTTCTTCCATGAATGGAAATAAATCTCTATTGGGGAGCTCGGACGACGATAAAACCCCATCGGGAACGCCGGATCACACGTCCCAGAGCCCGGCTCTGCTGCTCGGCTCGAACTCCGGTTTACAGTCCCTGCACGGCCTCGCGCCCCCGCCGGGACCCAGCGCCATCCCGGTACCGAGCGGTGCAGACTCGGTGCACCACCACCACTCATTGCACCATGACACCATACTGAACCCTATGTCTTCTAATCTAGTGGACCTTGgctcttaa